In Chryseobacterium lactis, a single genomic region encodes these proteins:
- a CDS encoding AraC family transcriptional regulator: MCLRKYIFPIFVLILHLIMEVKIQSCHISDFPSELTTENYSIVVWKGSGVFSVDDINYSYEGYTILFLSPYQKLKLSSKSDEEVSVLLFHGDYYCIEYHKEEVACNGLLFNNIYLNPGIELTRENYVYILELFSYIKKEESEKHQFSESIIKTYIQLILAICSKQKSGLSSSSVSNEKLPNKNAVEFQKLLEAHFRNEKELSFYSDKLNITNNTLSKAVKKEFAKTPTQLINERIILESKKLLHLTYRSVKEIASELGFTDEFYFSRYFKKSVGCSPKNYREKVGISVVAKMSM; the protein is encoded by the coding sequence TTGTGTTTAAGAAAATATATTTTTCCGATTTTTGTACTGATTCTTCACCTGATTATGGAAGTAAAAATACAATCCTGTCACATCTCAGATTTTCCTTCAGAGCTTACTACTGAAAATTACAGCATTGTGGTATGGAAAGGTTCCGGTGTATTTTCTGTGGATGATATCAATTATTCTTACGAAGGCTATACAATCTTATTTTTATCGCCCTATCAAAAACTGAAACTGTCTTCAAAATCTGATGAGGAGGTTTCCGTGCTTCTTTTTCATGGAGACTATTACTGTATTGAATACCATAAAGAGGAAGTAGCCTGCAACGGACTTCTTTTCAATAATATTTATTTAAATCCTGGAATTGAGCTTACTAGAGAGAACTATGTATATATTTTAGAACTTTTTAGTTATATCAAAAAAGAAGAATCTGAAAAGCACCAGTTTTCCGAATCGATCATCAAGACCTATATCCAACTGATTCTTGCGATTTGCAGTAAACAGAAAAGTGGTTTGAGCAGCAGTTCTGTTTCCAATGAAAAACTACCGAATAAAAACGCGGTTGAATTTCAGAAATTGTTGGAAGCTCATTTCAGAAATGAAAAAGAGCTTTCATTTTATAGTGATAAACTAAATATCACCAACAATACTTTAAGCAAGGCAGTTAAAAAGGAATTTGCCAAAACACCTACTCAGTTGATCAATGAAAGAATTATCCTGGAATCTAAAAAATTGCTGCACTTAACCTATCGTTCGGTAAAAGAAATTGCTTCAGAATTGGGATTTACTGATGAATTCTACTTTAGCCGGTATTTTAAGAAGTCAGTCGGATGTTCTCCAAAAAATTATAGAGAAAAAGTGGGGATTTCAGTGGTGGCGAAAATGTCCATGTAA
- the dnaN gene encoding DNA polymerase III subunit beta, which translates to MKFIISSGELQKALQTVSGVISSSQSRPILENYLFELDGNNVTITASDGETTLVTSLEVKSDDSGKFAVPAKIFQDFIKTYGEQPLTFVVKDNAEGTGSQLEILDEKDNFAVALDNADDYPELPEFDASQSVIMPAGVLSEALTNTLFATSNDSLRPVMTGVLFQFGENETNFVSTDSHRLVVYKRADLMNAEPMEFIMPKKPLNIFKNILASSNEEVRIDFNENMAKFTFDKHIWICRLIDGKYPNYTAVIPKENPNVLTINRNLLLGAIKRASIMSNKSTNQVRFKLSGNILHLHAEDTEYANKADMQIPCDYNGEDINIGFSSKFLTEMLTILGSDDITMKMSQPNRPGIIEPLDGLEENENILMLSMPVIGL; encoded by the coding sequence ATGAAATTTATTATTTCAAGTGGTGAACTGCAGAAGGCTTTGCAAACTGTAAGTGGCGTAATATCAAGCTCTCAATCGAGACCGATTTTAGAAAACTATCTTTTTGAACTAGACGGAAATAATGTTACCATTACAGCATCTGACGGCGAGACGACTCTTGTAACTTCTTTGGAGGTGAAGTCTGATGACTCAGGTAAATTTGCTGTTCCTGCTAAAATTTTTCAGGATTTTATCAAGACATATGGCGAACAACCTCTTACATTTGTTGTAAAGGACAATGCAGAAGGAACGGGAAGTCAGCTTGAGATTTTAGATGAAAAAGACAATTTCGCAGTAGCATTAGATAATGCTGATGACTATCCTGAATTGCCTGAATTTGACGCCTCACAAAGCGTAATCATGCCGGCTGGAGTATTGTCTGAAGCGCTTACCAATACCCTTTTTGCTACAAGTAACGACTCTCTTCGCCCTGTAATGACAGGCGTTCTGTTCCAGTTTGGAGAAAATGAAACCAATTTCGTTTCTACAGATTCTCACAGATTGGTAGTGTATAAAAGAGCAGACCTGATGAATGCCGAACCTATGGAATTCATCATGCCTAAAAAACCTTTGAACATTTTCAAAAATATCCTGGCAAGTTCCAATGAAGAAGTGAGAATCGACTTCAATGAGAATATGGCTAAGTTTACTTTTGATAAACATATCTGGATCTGTAGACTGATTGACGGAAAATACCCGAACTATACAGCGGTAATTCCAAAGGAAAATCCAAATGTATTGACGATCAACAGAAACCTTTTGTTGGGAGCAATCAAAAGAGCTTCGATCATGTCTAATAAATCTACCAACCAGGTAAGATTTAAGCTTTCAGGAAATATTCTTCACCTTCATGCAGAAGATACTGAATACGCAAACAAAGCAGATATGCAGATTCCTTGTGACTACAACGGAGAAGATATCAATATTGGATTCAGCTCAAAATTTTTAACAGAGATGTTAACGATTTTAGGGTCCGATGATATCACAATGAAAATGTCTCAACCTAACAGACCGGGGATCATTGAGCCTCTTGATGGTCTTGAAGAAAACGAAAACATCTTAATGTTATCAATGCCGGTAATCGGATTGTAA
- a CDS encoding diacylglycerol kinase family protein, whose amino-acid sequence MHKPPIHKSFLNAFRGVFVMIKTERNFQIELLAFLVNVILIFYLKLSSVDAALILFVSFAVLSAEIFNTAIEKICDIIQPDFDKRIGFIKDIAAGAVVLMAIASVIVGILVYWKYIF is encoded by the coding sequence ATGCACAAACCTCCTATCCATAAAAGTTTTCTGAATGCTTTCCGGGGAGTTTTTGTGATGATCAAAACAGAAAGAAATTTTCAGATTGAGCTTCTGGCTTTTCTTGTCAATGTAATTCTGATTTTTTATTTAAAACTTTCTTCCGTTGATGCGGCTCTTATTCTTTTCGTTTCATTTGCTGTGTTAAGTGCTGAAATTTTCAACACAGCGATTGAAAAGATATGTGATATTATCCAACCGGATTTTGATAAAAGAATCGGCTTCATTAAGGATATTGCTGCCGGAGCGGTTGTACTAATGGCAATTGCCTCGGTTATTGTCGGAATTCTTGTGTATTGGAAGTATATTTTTTAA
- a CDS encoding GyrI-like domain-containing protein — protein sequence MNNVKVEPFKVIGIAVRTTNENEQAAKDIPGLWEKFMKENVLENIPHKIDNTVYSIYTEYEKDHTKPYTTLLGCKVNSLENIPEGMIGKSFDGGNYVKLTAKGNLAEGLVINEWLKIWQADMGRIFTADFEVYGEKAQNPQDAEVDILIAVQ from the coding sequence ATGAACAATGTCAAAGTAGAACCGTTTAAGGTAATAGGAATTGCAGTAAGAACCACCAATGAGAATGAACAGGCCGCAAAGGATATTCCGGGACTATGGGAGAAATTCATGAAAGAAAATGTGCTGGAGAATATCCCACATAAAATTGACAATACCGTTTATTCCATTTATACAGAGTATGAAAAGGATCACACAAAGCCTTATACCACACTGTTAGGATGTAAGGTAAATAGTCTTGAAAATATTCCTGAAGGAATGATAGGAAAGTCTTTTGATGGAGGAAATTATGTAAAGCTCACCGCAAAAGGAAACCTGGCAGAAGGGTTGGTAATTAATGAATGGCTGAAAATATGGCAAGCCGATATGGGGAGAATATTTACTGCAGATTTTGAAGTATATGGAGAAAAGGCACAAAATCCACAAGATGCAGAAGTAGATATTTTGATTGCCGTACAATAA